A region of Hoplias malabaricus isolate fHopMal1 chromosome 12, fHopMal1.hap1, whole genome shotgun sequence DNA encodes the following proteins:
- the usp9 gene encoding ubiquitin carboxyl-terminal hydrolase 9X isoform X3, producing the protein MTATTRGSPVGGNDSQDQGQAPDSQSQPPLPQNQTSSPTSSNENSPVSPPDEQAQGDCPPQLEEEEPAFPHADLAKLDDMINRPRWVVPVLPKGELEVLLEAAIDLCKKGLDVKCEACQRFFRDGLTISFTKILTDEAVSGWKFEIHRCIINNTHRLIELCVTKLSQDWFPLLELLAMATNPHCKFHIYNGTRPSETVPAGVQLAEDELFARPPDPRSPKGWLVDLVNKFGTLNGFQILHDRFMSGQALNVQIIAALIKPFGQCYEFLTLHTVKKYFLPIIEMVPQFLENLTDEELKKEAKNEAKNDALSMIIKSLKNLASRVPGQEETVKNMEIFRLKMILRLLQISSFNGKMNALNEVNKVISSVSYYTHRHGNPEEAEWLTAERMAEWIQQNNILSIVLRDSLHQPQYVEKLEKILRFVIKEKALTLQDLDNIWAAQAGKHEAIVKNVHDLLAKLAWDFSPEQLDHLFDCFKESWTNASKKQREKLLELIRRLAEDDKDGVMAHKVLNLLWNLAHSDDVPVDIMDQALSAHIKILDYSCSQDRDTQKIQWIDRFIEELRSNDKWVIPALKQIREICSLFGEAPQNLRKKIPINLKSLEGQTQRSPHVFYRHDLINQLQHNHALVTLVAENLSAYMESMRQFSKAEHTDFDPQTVRPGSRYSHVQEVQERLNFLRFLLKDGQLWLCAPQAKQIWKCLAENAVFLCDREACFKWYSKLMGDEPDLDPDINKDFFENNVLQLDPSLLTENGMKCFERFFKAVNCREGKLVAKRRVYMMDDLELIGLDYLWRVVIQGSDDIASRAIDLLKEIYTNLGPKLQANQVEIHEDFIQSCFDRLKASYDTLCVLDGDKDSINCARQEAIRMVRVLTVLREYITECDSDYHEERTILPMSRAFRGKHITLIVRFPNQGRQVDDLDIWSHTNDTIGSVRRCILNRIKANSAHTKIELFIGGDIVDPADDRKLIGQLSLKDKTLITAKLTQVSTNMPSSPDSSSDSSTGSPGNHGNHYSDGPNPEVESCLPGVIMSLHLRYISFLWQVADLGCNLNMPLLRDGARVLMKLMPPDNTTVENLRAICLDHAKLGENSLSPTLDSRFFGPSPSQVLYLIEVVYALLMPASGTLGEDASDFQYNFLKSGGLPLVLSMLTRNNFLPNADMETRRGAYLNALKIAKLLLTAVGFGHVKAVAEACQPVAEGTIPVSPINQVTHDQALVLQSALQNIPNPSAECMLRNVAIRLAQQISDENFFQALKYVPDICVIRAVQKIVWASGCGTIQLVFSSNEEISKIYEKTNAGNEPDAEDEQVCCEALEVMTLCFALIPTALDALSKEKAWQTFIIDLLLHCQSKSVRQMAQEQFFLMATRCCMGHRPLLFFITLLFTVLGSTAKERAKHAGDYFILLRHLLNYAYNSNINLPNAEVLLNNEIDWLKRIKDEVKRTGETGVEETILEGHIGVTKELLAFQTPEKKYYIGCEKGGANLIKELIDDFLFPASNVYLQYMKTGEFPTEQAIPVCSSPATITAGFELLVALAVGCVRNLRQIVDTLTDMYYSGCEALTEWEYLPPVGPRPNKGFVGLKNAGATCYMNSVIQQLYMIPPIRNGILAIEGTGSDVDDDMSGDEKQDNESNVDPRDEVFSYHHQFDDKPSLNKSEDRKEYNIGVLRHLQVIFGHLASSRLQYYVPRGFWKQFRLWGEPVNLREQHDALEFFNSLVDSLDEALKALGHPAMLSKVLGGSFADQKICQGCPHRYECEESFTTLNVDIRNHQNLLDSMEQYVKGDLLEGANAYHCEKCNKKVDTVKRLLIKKLPPVLAIQLKRFDYDWERECAIKFNDYFEFPRELDMEPYTVAGVAKLEGLDMHPENQVIQQNEPSELEPPCSSRYRLVGVLVHSGQASGGHYYSYIIQRNGSGGEGERNRWYKFDDGDVTECKMDDDEEMKNQCFGGEYMGEVFDHMMKRMSYRRQKRWWNAYILFYERMDSLDKDSELVKYISELSLSTKPHQVKMPSAIECSVRKQNVQFMHSRMQYSLEYFQFIKKLLTCNGVYLNPPPGQDHLLPEAEEIAMISIQLAARFLFSTGFHTKKVVRGPASDWYDALCVLLRHSKNVRCWFAHNALFAYPNRFSEYLLECPSAEVRGAFSKLVVFIAHFSLQDGPYPSPVASPGPSSQGCDNLSLSDHLFRAVLNLLRREVSEHGRHLQQYFNLFVMYANLGLAEKTQLLKLSVPATFMLVALDEGPGPPIKYQYAELGKLYTVVSQLVRCCDVATRMQSSINGNPPLPNPYGDPSLTQPIMPLQQLVAEILFVRTSYVKKIIEDCSNSEETIKLLRFCCWENPQFSSTVLSELLWQVAYSYTYELRPYLDLLLQILLIEDSWQTHRIHNVLKGIPDDRDGLFDTIQRSKNHYQKRAYQCIKCMVALFSNCSVAYQILQSNGDLKRKWTWAVEWLGDELERRPYTGNAQYTYNNWSPPVQSNETSNGYFLERSHSARMTLAKACELCPEECHLMKHEVVSEEDAGRKPSSPQQLLPGEVTGQQHHTEPDDQEAPDDQDSSPPEDTSLYPHSPGTQYQQQNNLPHGQPYTGPAAQHMNNPQRPGVRAQENWEPPEEVPPAQTKD; encoded by the exons ATGACTGCCACGACACGTGGCTCCCCTGTAGGGGGGAATGACAGTCAGGACCAGGGCCAAGCTCCGGACAGTCAGTCCCAGCCGCCACTGCCCCAAAATCAG ACATCCTCTCCCACCTCATCCAATGAGAACTCTCCAGTGAGCCCTCCAGATGAACAGGCCCAGGGAGACTGCCCGCCccagctggaggaggaggagcctgCTTTTCCCCATGCAGACCTAGCCAAGCTGGATGACATGATCAACAG ACCCCGCTGGGTTGTTCCAGTTTTGCCAAAGGGTGAATTAGAAGTCCTTCTAGAAGCTGCTATAGATCTTTGTAAAAAAG GACTTGATGTCAAGTGTGAAGCCTGCCAGAGGTTTTTTCGTGACGGCTTGACAATATCCTTTACGAAAATATTGACGGATGAGGCCGTTAGCGGATGGAAATTTGAGATTCAT AGGTGCATAATCAACAACACCCATCGTCTTATAGAGTTGTGTGTGACCAAGCTCTCTCAGGACTGGTTCCCTCTTCTAGAGCTGTTGGCCATGGCCACCAACCCTCATTGCAAGTTCCACATATACAATGGTACCCGGCCCTCAGAGACAGTGCCTGCTGGGGTGCAGTTGGCTGAAGACGAGCTCTTCGCCCGCCCACCTGACCCTCGCTCTCCCAAG GGCTGGTTGGTGGATTTAGTAAACAAATTTGGCACATTAAACGGGTTTCAAATTCTGCATGATCGGTTTATGAGTGGTCAAGCTCTGAATGTTCAGATCATCGCTGCACTCATCAA GCCTTTTGGGCAGTGCTATGAGTTTCTCACTTTGCACACGGTAAAGAAGTACTTCCTTCCTATCATTGAAATGGTTCCCCAGTTTCTAGAAAACCTCACTGATGAAGAGTTGAAAAAAGAAGCCAAGAATGAAGCCAAAAATGATGCTTTGTCTATGATAATCAAATCATTAAAGAATTTGGCTTCACGAGTACCTGGGCAAGAGGAAACAGTCAAGAACATGGAGATTTTTAGGTTAAAAATGATTCTTAG GTTATTGCAAATTTCTTCGTTTAATGGAAAAATGAATGCACTAAATGAAGTAAACAAGGTGATCTCAAGTGTCTCATACTACACACATCGCCACGGCAACCCTGAGGAGGCAGAGTGGCTCACTGCAGAGCGTATGGCT GAGTGGATCCAGCAGAATAACATTTTGTCCATTGTACTGCGGGACAGCCTTCATCAGCCACAATATGTAGAGAAACTGGAGAAGATTTTACGATTTGTCATCAAGGAAAAAGCACTTACACTGCAGGACCTGGACAATATTTGGGCCGCCCAG GCTGGGAAGCATGAAGCTATTGTGAAGAATGTTCATGATCTCCTTGCAAAGTTGGCTTGGGACTTCTCTCCTGAGCAGCTGGACCATCTCTTTGACTGTTTTAAG GAAAGCTGGACTAATGCAAGTAAAAAACAACGGGAGAAGTTGTTGGAACTTATTCGAAGACTTGCAGAGGATGACAAAGATGGTGTGATGGCTCACAAAGTGCTAAATCTGCTGTGGAACCTGGCCCATAGTGATGATGTACCTGTGGACATCATGGACCAAGCTCTCAGCGCTCATATCAAGATTCTGGATTACAGTTGCTCGCAG GACAGGGATACCCAGAAGATTCAGTGGATTGATCGCTTTATTGAGGAGTTGCGATCCAATGATAAGTGGGTAATTCCTGCACTGAAGCAAATTCGAGAGATCTGCAGTCTGTTTGGAGAAGCTCCTCAAAATCTCAG AAAGAAAATACCTATTAACTTAAAGAGCTTAGAAGG TCAAACGCAGAGGAGCCCACATGTATTTTATCGACATGACCTTATCAACCAACTGCAGCACAATCATGCCCTGGTCACTCTGGTGGCTGAAAACCTGTCAGCATATATGGAGAGCATGAGACAGTTCTCTAAAG CAGAACACACAGATTTTGACCCTCAGACAGTCAGACCTGGAAGCCGATACAGTCATGTACAAGAAGTCCAGGAGCGTTTGAACTTTTTGAG GTTTCTGCTGAAGGACGGACAGCTGTGGCTCTGTGCTCCTCAGGCCAAGCAGATCTGGAAGTGCCTGGCAGAGAATGCTGTTTTCCTGTGTGATCGTGAAGCCTGCTTCAAATGGTACTCCAAACTAATGGGGGACGAGCCGGACCTTGACCCCGACATCAACAAGGACTTTTTTGAAAACAATGTGCTGCAGCTGGATCCTTCACTTCTGACTGAAAATGGCATGAAATGCTTTGAGCGCTTCTTTAAAGCCGTGAACTGCAGGGAGGGCAAACTTGTGGCGAAGCGGCGGGTGTATATGATGGATGATTTGGAGTTGATTGGACTAGATTACCTGTGGAGG GTTGTAATTCAAGGAAGTGATGATATCGCTAGCCGAGCAATTGATTTGCTCAAAGAAATTTACACAAATCTTGGACCAAAATTACAAGCTAATCAG GTAGAGATTCATGAGGATTTTATTCAGTCTTGCTTTGACCGGCTTAAAGCCTCCtatgacacactgtgtgtgctCGACGGGGATAAGGACAGCATTAACTGTGCCAGGCAGGAGGCCATCCGCATGGTGAGGGTTTTGACTGTGCTCAGGGAGTACATCACAGAGTGTGACAGCGATTACCACGAAGAAAGGACCATCCTTCCCATGTCCAG AGCATTTCGGGGAAAGCACATTACCCTAATAGTGCGATTTCCTAATCAAGGCAGACAGGTGGATGACCTGGACATCTGGTCCCACACCAATGACACGATTGGTTCAGTGCGGCGCTGCATTCTCAATCGAATTAAGGCCAACAGTGCACACACGAAAATCGAACTCTTCATTGGCGGGGACATTGTAGATCCTGCAGATGATAGGAAGTTGATTGGGCAGCTCAGTCTTAAAGACAAAACg CTCATCACAGCCAAGCTCACCCAGGTCAGCACCAATATGCCTTCAAGCCCTGACAGCTCATCAGACTCTTCCACAGGCTCCCCCGGGAACCATGGCAACCACTATAGTGATGGGCCAAACCCTGAAGTGGAGAGCTGTCTTCCTGGAGTG ATAATGTCCCTGCACCTACGCTACATCTCATTCTTATGGCAAGTAGCTGACCTGGGCTGTAATCTCAACATGCCTCTCCTGCGAGATGGAGCTCGAGTCCTTATGAAACTCATGCCTCCAG ATAACACTACTGTGGAAAACCTTCGAGCCATCTGCCTGGATCATGCTAAACTTGGAGAAAACAGCCTTAGCCCAACCCTCGACTCACGCTTCTTTGGACCATCACCTTCTCAAGTCCTTTACTTGATAGAG GTGGTTTATGCCTTGCTGATGCCTGCTAGTGGTACACTAGGAGAGGATGCTAGTGACTTCCAGTACAACTTTTTGAAGAGTGGTGGTCTGCCTCTAGTCTTGAGCATGCTCACCCGAAATAACTTCCTTCCAAACGCTGACATGGAGACGCGACGGGGAGCCTATCTGAATGCACTAAAAATAGCCAAGCTCCTGCTTACTGCAGTGGGGTTTGGCCATGTGAAGGCTGTGGCTGAAGCATGTCAGCCAGTCGCTGAGGGCACCATCCCCGTGTCACCT ATTAATCAGGTCACTCATGACCAGGCCCTGGTGCTTCAGAGTGCCCTGCAGAACATCCCCAATCCCTCAGCTGAGTGCATGCTCCGCAACGTAGCCATCCGACTAGCTCAGCAGATCTCTGATGAG aacttttTCCAAGCTTTGAAGTATGTCCCAGACATCTGTGTCATCAGAGCTGTCCAAAAGATCGTCTGGGCGTCAGGTTGTGGCACTATTCAGCTTGTCTTCAGTTCCAATGAAGAGATCAGCAAGATCTATGAAAAG ACAAATGCAGGGAATGAGCCTGATGCAGAGGACGAACAAGTATGCTGTGAGGCCCTAGAGGTCATGACCCTGTGCTTTGCCCTTATCCCTACTGCCCTAGATGCACTTAGTAAAGAGAAGGCCTGGCAGACCTTCATTATTGATCTGCTACTGCACTGCCAGAGCAA GTCTGTTCGTCAGATGGCACAAGAACAGTTCTTTCTCATGGCCACGAGGTGTTGTATGGGACACAGGCCACTCTTGTTCTTCATCACCCTCCTCTTCACAGTTTTAGGT AGCACTGCAAAAGAAAGAGCCAAACATGCTGGTGATTACTTCATCCTTTTGAGGCACTTGCTCAACTACGCATATAATAGCAACATTAACCTTCCTAATGCAGAGGTTCTTCTGAACAATGAGATTGATTGGTTGAAAAGAATCAAG GACGAGGTTAAGAGAACTGGGGAGACAGGGGTGGAAGAAACCATTTTAGAGGGCCATATTGGTGTCACAAAAGAATTGCTGGCTTTCCAGACCCCAGAAAAGAAGTACTATATAGGCTGTGAAAAGGGTGGAGCCAATCTCATCAAG GAGTTAATAGATGACTTCCTCTTCCCAGCCTCTAATGTGTACTTGCAATACATGAAGACTGGAGAGTTCCCCACTGAACAGGCAATACCTGTGTGTAGCAGTCCAGCCACTATTACTGCTGGTTTTGAGCTCCTTGTTGCACTAGCTGTCGGATGTGTGCGCAATCTCAGACAGATTGTTGACACGCTAACTGACATGTACTACTCAG GTTGTGAGGCACTTACAGAATGGGAGTACTTGCCCCCTGTGGGCCCAAGGCCCAATAAGGGCTTTGTGGGGCTAAAGAATGCAGGTGCAACTTGCTACATGAATTCAGTCATTCAGCAGCTCTACATGATCCCACCCATCAGAAACGGCATCCTAGCTATTGAGGGCACGGGTAGCGATGTGGATGATGACATGTCTGGGGATGAGAAACAGGATAATGAG AGTAATGTTGATCCACGGGATGAAGTCTTCAGTTATCATCACCAGTTTGATGACAAGCCATCACTGAATAAATCAGAGGATAGGAAAGAATACAATATTGGGGTTCTGCGACACTTGCAGGTGATTTTTGGACACCTTGCATCATCCAGGCTGCAATACTATGTTCCCAGGGGTTTCTGGAAACAATTTAG gttaTGGGGAGAACCAGTAAATTTGAGGGAGCAGCATGATGCCCTTGAGTTCTTTAACTCCCTTGTAGATAGTTTAGATGAGGCTTTGAAAGCACTGGGGCATCCTGCCATGTTGAGCAAAGTACTTGGAGGTTCCTTTGCAGATCAAAAGATCTGTCAGGGCTGCCCTCACAG ATATGAGTGTGAGGAATCCTTCACGACACTGAATGTAGATATCAGAAACCATCAGAATCTTCTTGATTCCATGGAACAGTATGTGAAGGGAGACTTGCTTGAGGGTGCTAATGCCTACCACTGTGAAAAATGCAACAAGAAA GTTGACACAGTAAAGCGCTTGCTTATTAAGAAACTGCCCCCAGTGCTGGCCATCCAGTTGAAGCGATTTGATTATGACTGGGAACGGGAGTGTGCCATAAAGTTCAATGACTACTTTGAGTTTCCCCGGGAGCTGGACATGGAGCCATACACTGTAGCAGGAGTAGCCAAACTAGAGGGCTTGGATATGCATCCTGAAAATCAG GTGATCCAACAAAATGAACCCTCTGAGCTGGAGCCACCCTGCAGTTCACGTTACAGACTTGTGGGGGTGCTAGTGCATTCAGGCCAGGCCAGTGGAGGCCACTATTACTCTTATATCATCCAGAGGAATGGCAGCGGTGGGGAGGGTGAGAGAAACCGCTGGTACAAGTTTGATGATGGAGATGTCACTGAATGCAAGATGGACGACGACGAAGAGATGAAGAACCAGTGCTTTGGGGGCGAGTACATGGGCGAAGTGTTTGACCACATGATGAAGCGCATGTCATACCGTCGGCAGAAGCGCTGGTGGAACGCTTACATCCTGTTCTATGAGCGTATGGACTCATTGGACAAAGACAGCGAGCTGGTAAAGTACATCTCAGAACTGAGTTTGAGCACCAAGCCACACCAGGTGAAGATGCCCTCAGCCATTGAGTGCAGCGTGCGCAAACAGAACGTCCAGTTCATGCACAGCCGCATGCAGTACAGTCTGGAGTATTTCCAATTCATCAAGAAACTGCTCACCTGTAATGGTGTCTATCTGAACCCTCCTCCAG GCCAAGACCATCTTTTGCCTGAAGCAGAAGAAATAGCGATGATTAGTATTCAGCTCGCTGCTAGGTTTCTCTTCAGCACAGGATTCCACACGAAGAAAGTTGTCCGTGGCCCTGCTAGTGATTG GTATGATGCCTTGTGCGTCCTGCTTCGACACAGCAAGAATGTACGCTGCTGGTTTGCACACAATGCCCTCTTTGCCTACCCAAACCGCTTCTCTGAATACCTGCTTGAGTGCCCCAGTGCTGAGGTCCGGGGCGCTTTCTCTAAACTCGTAGTATTTATTGCTCATTTCTCATTGCAAGATGGACCCTACCCATCACCGGTTGCCTCACCAGGACCATCCAGTCAG GGCTGTGATAATCTGAGCTTAAGTGACCACTTGTTCCGAGCTGTACTCAACTTGTTACGGAGAGAAGTGTCTGAGCATGGCCGTCACTTGCAGCAGTACTTCAATCTGTTTGTCATGTATGCCAACCTAG GCTTGGCAGAGAAGACCCAGCTTTTGAAGCTTAGTGTGCCTGCCACATTCATGCTAGTGGCTCTGGATGAGGGCCCAGGTCCACCCATTAAGTACCAGTATGCTGAGCTAGGAAAGCTGTACACGGTGGTATCGCAACTTGTGCGCTGCTGCGATGTAGCAACCCGTATGCAGTCCTCAATTAATG GTAACCCACCACTTCCAAACCCCTATGGGGATCCTAGCTTGACGCAACCCATAATGCCTCTGCAGCAGCTAGTCGCAGAGATCCTGTTTGTGCGGACCAGCTATGTGAAGAAAATCATTGAGGACTGTAGCAACTCAGAGGAAACCATTAAACTGCTGCGATTTTGTTGCTGGGAAAATCCTCAGTTCTCCTCCACTGTACTCAGTGAGCTACTGTGGCAG GTTGCATATTCCTACACATATGAGCTAAGGCCTTACCTGGACTTGCTGCTACAGATTCTGCTCATTGAGGACTCCTGGCAAACTCACAG gATACACAATGTGTTAAAGGGTATCCCAGATGATCGTGATGGGCTGTTTGACACCATCCAGCGCTCCAAGAACCACTACCAGAAGAGAGCCTACCAGTGCATTAAGTGCATGGTGGCTCTGTTCAGCAACTGCTCAGTGGCCTATCAGATCTTACAG AGCAATGGAGACCTGAAGAGAAAATGGACATGGGCAGTAGAGTGGCTTGGTGATGAACTAGAGCGCAGGCCGTACACTGGCAATGCCCAGTATACGTACAACAACTGGTCACCTCCTGTCCAAAGCAATGAAACCTCCAATGGCTACTTCCTTGAGCGATCCCACAGTGCACGCATGACATTAGCCAAGGCCTGTGAGCTTTGCCCTGAGGAG